The Deinococcus roseus genome includes the window TGAGGGCGGAGGTGTAGACCCTGGGGGCAAAGTGCAGGTGGGCGAGTTTCTCGTCCAGCATGCGCTCGGTGCGTTTGAGTTCGGCATCTGGAACCAGATCCCACTTGTTGACCACGATCACCACGGGTTTGCCGCTGTCGTAGGCCATGTTGGCCAGTTTGAGCTCATGGTCCCCGATTTCTCCGGCGTTCACCACCAGCCAGATGATGTCACTGCGGGCAATGGCCGATTCGGAGCGCATCATGCTGAATTCTTCGATGCTGGAATCGGGCCGTTTGCGGATCCCGGCGGTGTCCACCAGAATGAAACGCTGTCCTGCAAAGTTCCATTCGATGTCGATGCTGTCGCGGGTGGTTCCGGGAATTTCACTGACAATCACCCGTTCAGAACCGGTGATGGCGTTCAGCAAACTGGATTTGCCCACGTTGGGACGCCCGATCAGCGAAATGCGGATGGGGGCAATCTCCGGATAGTCCTCGTCGTCTTCTGGCAGGTGTTCCAGCACGCGGCGCATCAGTTCATCCAGGCCACGGGCGTGTTCTGCACTGATGGACACAGGCTCATCGAAACCCAGACCCCACAGTTCAGGGGTGTACACGTCTTCGTGTTTCACAGAGTCCATCTTGTTGGCCACAATGATCACGGGTTTGTTGATTTTGCGCAGCCACTCTGCGACTTCGTAGTCTGCAGTGTTGAGGCCATCTCTGGGGTCCAGCACGAACACCACACAGTTGGCGTCGTGGATGGCCATTTCGGCCTTGTCCCGGATGTGCTGCTCCCACTCGTCGCCGCTCCAGAGTCCGCCGGTGTCCATCAGGACAATGCGGTGGTTTTCGTACAGCATGACGTGTTCCTTGACGTCCCGGGTCACCCCCGGAAAATCTGCAACCACGGCTTCTCTTCTGCCGATCAGTCTGTTGAAAAGGCTGGATTTGCCCACGTTGGGGCGGCCCACAATGGCAACTTTATGCATGATTCCTCCTTCCGGTGCCGCACCCTGGGGGAATCAGGTCCAGGATGCGCCGATGTGCCTTTTGAAAGGCAAACATATTATGTTATCAGTTTTGCTGGCGTTCTTCCAGCCTTGATCTTGTTGTGTTTGCAGACAGATTTCAAAGATCCTGAAAATGGCCAGACTGCTCCTCGCTCAA containing:
- the der gene encoding ribosome biogenesis GTPase Der, with translation MHKVAIVGRPNVGKSSLFNRLIGRREAVVADFPGVTRDVKEHVMLYENHRIVLMDTGGLWSGDEWEQHIRDKAEMAIHDANCVVFVLDPRDGLNTADYEVAEWLRKINKPVIIVANKMDSVKHEDVYTPELWGLGFDEPVSISAEHARGLDELMRRVLEHLPEDDEDYPEIAPIRISLIGRPNVGKSSLLNAITGSERVIVSEIPGTTRDSIDIEWNFAGQRFILVDTAGIRKRPDSSIEEFSMMRSESAIARSDIIWLVVNAGEIGDHELKLANMAYDSGKPVVIVVNKWDLVPDAELKRTERMLDEKLAHLHFAPRVYTSALNDYGIHDMLAEAIKLYEKWQRRIPTGELNKWLDVWQIKQATPNFKGKPLKMMYITQAETAPPTFVIFCNKEDFVTRAYENFLQNRIREDLDLAGIPVRIVWKERGSFKSKSERIEAQKKKARQED